The genomic stretch TTATGAACTTTATGCTATTATCCCTTGCTTGAGGAGTATCTTGGACTTTGGACCTTAGGACTTAGTGCTTTCTCCTTGCTTGAAGTTTATCTGACACCttgattcatctgatacattgtGATCCCTCGGGACCCTTCGATCTTCAATTCAAGACTTGTATGTTTCTTTGTGGATTCATGACAATGTTATTCATTTGGATCTTTTGATATTAATTTGTTTATGTACTTTATCTTGTGACTCAATCCAAAGGAAAATGAATGCTTGTTTTGACCAATGTCAAATGCTTGCTCCATCTTGTGGTTAATACACTTGTACACACATAaactttctcttgggctaccttacaatgagacattttatttcatgtcatttactttatgttttaggatagtctcttcttctccttcccacttcttcaatttttaaaaCTTCTCTCTATTTCAAAAAACTTCTTGTTTCAAACTTCACGCCTTTTCTTAACAAACATTGACTGTGTCAAGTGTTTCAGaaaatcttttctcaataaaTGCCAAAACATTTAAGCATACTTAAACTCTTTTCTCAAACTTCTAAAAAAGAACAAACCTCATCAAATTTCTTTTTGTGCCTTTGTGCGCTTTTCTTTTAAGAGCCTTTTTCTTCAAAGATTGAATATTAGTCTATTCTTGAAGTGATGCAAACCACTATACTTCTACAATATGTTGAAAAATGATTGACATTTTCACTTGAATGTTTAGATGTGCTTGTGAGAAAATCCAAGCAAAAGTCCTCCATATCAAGATGatgcaaatgtttattttctCATACTTATGGGTAGTAAGATGAGTTTTTCCACTCGAAGACGACAAAatgtcttttcaaattaaaatcaatcaaaCAAATAAATCAGTTTTTTCATAAAAGCACAAATTTGCAAGTGGTTCATATGGAGTACCATAGATGTGAcaggtgctaatacctttcccttgcataaccaacCTCTGTATCCAGATTTATCTTTTGTTACCTTTTTGTGGATTTTTGTTCGACCTTTTTCTCATTttctttggaaataataaaatTCGGTGACGACTCTTACTTTTCTGAATTAAGTTAATCAATAATTTAATCTCAAAATTTTCTTACCAGAACAATGTTAACCACGAAATTGCAAAGAAGGTAAAAAATTATGTCAATTTTCATAAACATACTCTAAAGTTCCACCAAGACCCCAACATTCCGATCACCAATTGATCTTCTCATAAGTAAGAAGATGATACGAGTTTGGTTAAGAAATTTTAGATTTGTGGAAAAAAAGTTCCTTTTTTCGAATTTGGTTAGGGTTTGTTATTATTCTATTGGTGTGTGTGGTGGTGTGGTGGTGACAATGACAACAATGGAGGGAGACCGAAAAAGAACATATTTGGAAGATTTAGAATGAGAGGGGTGAGATTTAAGGATAAGTAAGGAATGAGAGAGAAACGTGAAGAAGAAATTTGTTAGAATAAACTATTATATTTTAATCCAgttaaattaaataaaattcattttGACAAGTAATAAAACTATCAACTTAGAAACAACTATTATCTTATAATGCCATTTCACTTTCCGTTACTTAGATTTAATATTAAAGATAAAAAATATGGACGGTAAAAACTATGAATTTCGCGATTTGACTTCGATCGTTATGGACTGGTACCAGGCTCTAGTCCTAGGCAGGCAAACCTCATTTTAACAGCGGGCACCGTAACTATGAAAATGGCTCCTTCTTTAGTTCGATTATATGAGCAAATGCCCGAACCAAAATATGTTATTGCTATGGGAGCCTGTACAATTACAGGAGGTATGTTCAGTACCGATTCTTATAGTACTGTTCGGGGCGTAGATAAGCTAATTCCTGTGGATGTCTATTTGCCAGGCTGTCCACCTAAACCGGAAGCTGTTATAGATGTTATAACAAAACTTCGTAAGAAAATATCTCGAGAAATCGATGAAGATCCAATTAGTTATCAACGAGAGAATAGGTCTTTTACTACCAACcacaaattttatgttggacgCAGTACTCATACCGGCAATTCTAATCAAGGATTATTCTATCAACCATCATCTATTTCAGAGATGACCTCTGACACATTTTTGAAATATAAAAAAGTTCAGTATCCTGCGACGAACGAAAAAGTGAATTAAATAGcataatattaaaaaaatgattatttgACGAAATTTTTTAGACAGACGAAAAATAAAAATATCTAATTTACCTTAGAGgaattaaaaatatatttaacaagaaaaaaaataatatatttataaaGTTATAGATAAATATGAATAAATGTATACGTTGGAGTTTGATTAATTAGGGCTGAGAGTGTGAGCAGTGGCAACACAGCacagaagcagaagcagaagaAATGGAGGACATTGAAGATTTGCTCATCGGCACCGGAACCGGTACTCCACCGGGATTCCGTCCTCCATTAACTTCCGTTACCGTCGGCGTTGGAACGACGAAGAAACATCGCTCTTCACTTTTACCTTCACCCTCACCTTCAATCCCTGGCACTcaggttcatcttcttctttttcattttttttctttgttttttcttttgaaatttcTAATGATTTATTGTCATCGCAGACTATTTTCATAAAGACATTTGGATGCTCTCATAATCAGGTAAATTGAATTCACCATAGAATTATGCATTATCTTAATTAAGAGCATTTGTGATTACGATTACGATTAATTTTGATTCGATTAATCGAGCTTAGTTAAGTAATTATTGTTTGATTTGAACAGAGTGACAGTGAATATATGGCTGGTCAACTTTCAGCTTTTGGTTACTCATTGAGTGATAATCCTGATGAAGCAGATCTATGGCTTATAAACACGTTAGTGTTTTACCTCTTAATCTCTctttgttgttattgttgttttgaTGATTTTTTGAGGGAATACTATTGCTTATTCTTAGTTCTGGAATTTGTTATTTTCTATGATTTTTGAGATGTAGTTCATAGGAAGATGGAATGATCTAGGGGATATGGAAACTTGGAGCATATCAATTATGCCACTTCTTTAAGTTTGACAGAGTTGCAGATAGTGTTTTCGATTGAGAATTGCAGAAAATAGCAGTTTGTTCAAACTCAACTATGCTACGGTGCCATTGCGGTGCTATAAGTACTATTTGACAACATCTTTAAGGAAATGATAATTTGATATGAACTAAACTTGATCTTCACTTCCGATTCCTTCATGTGGTCGATTCACTCAATTATACCTTTACCCACTTCCAGTGGAGTCTTAATGTGATTTCCTGAGTAGATCCTAACAAGTTAAATGCGGATTTACTGGTCTCTAGGTCCAATTACCATGTACTAGTCTCAGATTTTGGCTTACCCTTGGATCTTATTTATTAGGACCCTAGACCATACTTAAATAAATGGTAACATTTGAAAACGTATCTTTCAGAACCTATTGCATTAACTGATTGCTCGATAATTTGCTTATAATGCTGAATACTTGTAACATGGTTTTAAATTGTGTTTGGGATTACGTTGTAAAGCTTTACATTGCAGTAAAATGCAACAGATGCAGTTGAAATTGTCGTTGTGATGCCATTGCAGAGACTTCAAAATCTTCATTGTTGTGGCTGCAATTGCGTTTGCGGACCACAATTTGAAACCATGACAAGTAGTGCACTTAAATTTCTGTTACCGGGATAAAGTTAGTTATAGTATTTTCTTGTAGTTGTAGATTTTTATCTATATATATTCTTCATGGCATAGACAAGAAAAGTAAAAAAGTAATTGATTAGGTTATTGGAAAGTAGTTACTAATCTATAATAATAAGCATGGGTTTCATATCTGCATGGCTACTTGCGTACACATTACAATATTGTCCACTTTGAATTAATTGTTGATACCCAAATGGTTCTTAAGGGCCCTTTTTCCTCAACGTAATCAATCTATCATATTTCAAATCTTTTCCTATTAATATCAGTTCTCTTTCAAAGGATATGGAAATCGAGTGATTAAAGAGTACATTTTATTAAAGGAGACAAGACTGTGTCTCCATCAGTTTAATGATGACGAACAGTTTCTTTGGaagttttatttttctttcttgCAGTCAGTGTATCATAGAATTCAGAACTAGGTTATTCTTCTAATACCTTTAAGTGGTTAAAAGTGCATATGTAGGAGTAATAGGGTGAGTGAATAATCAAAGTGCAAACCGTTTTAAAGCTTTCTTTGATTATCCCTATATCTTATGTTTTATTAAGCTGCAAGTCAAAAGGTTTGTGATTCAAGAGTTTATAAGCCACTTTCCAATTACTATGTTTTTTTAAAGGATCCAATAACTATGTTAATACCCTTTTTTGTGGTCTCAATGTCTCATCCGGTTATGTGATTATAGCATGAATGCATAATATTTTAGAAAACTGTATATAAGTATGAAAATCATGTAAAGTAATTCCTGGTGCAGTTGCACAGTAAAGTCCCCGAGTCAATCTGCCATGGATACCATCATAACAAA from Lathyrus oleraceus cultivar Zhongwan6 chromosome 7, CAAS_Psat_ZW6_1.0, whole genome shotgun sequence encodes the following:
- the LOC127103661 gene encoding NAD(P)H-quinone oxidoreductase subunit K, chloroplastic-like yields the protein ISRFDFDRYGLVPGSSPRQANLILTAGTVTMKMAPSLVRLYEQMPEPKYVIAMGACTITGGMFSTDSYSTVRGVDKLIPVDVYLPGCPPKPEAVIDVITKLRKKISREIDEDPISYQRENRSFTTNHKFYVGRSTHTGNSNQGLFYQPSSISEMTSDTFLKYKKVQYPATNEKVN